The genomic DNA TTGGCGCCGTCGCCGAGGTAGGCCAGCGTCAGCCCGGCCGTGCGGCCGAGGCGTTCGCGGACGGTCTGCAGGTCGGCGAGGATCTGGCAGGGGTGGAACTCGTCGGTGAGCGCGTTGACCACGGGCACGTGGGAGGCCGAGGCCATCGCCTCGATGCGCTCCTGGCCGGAGGTGCGCCAGACGATCGCGGCGACCTGGCGTTCCAGGACGCGGGCGGTGTCCTCGATGGGCTCGCCGCGGCCCAGCTGGGAGGAGCCGCCGTCGATGACGAGCGGCAGCCCGCCCAGCTCGCCGACGCCGACGGCGAACGACACGCGCGTGCGGGTGGACGGCTTGTCGAACAGCACGGCGACGGTCCGGGGCCCGGCGAGGGGGCGGTAGCCGAAGCGGTCCTTCTTCATCGCCTCGGCCAGGTCGAGCACCTCGGCCTGCTCGGCGGGAGTGAGGTCGTCGTCCTTCAGGAAGTGTCTCACCGGCTCGCCTCCGTCAGGATCGCGGGGAACGCGGACACCAGAGCGTCGATCTCCTCGTCCGTCACCACGAGCGGCGGGGCGAGCCGGACGGCGTCCGGCTGGAGGGCGTTGACCAGGAAGCCCGCGCGGGCGGCGGCCTCCTGGACGCGGCCGGAGACGGGCTCGGTCAGCACGGTGGCCAGCCACAGGCCGCGGCCGCGCACGCCCTTCAGCAGCGGGTGGTCCACCGCCTCCAGGCCGGCGCGCAGCCGCCGCGCGACCCGCTTGACGTGGTCGAGGTCGACGTGGTCGAGGACGGCCAGGGCGGCGGCGCAGGAGATCGGGTTGCCGCCGAAGGTGGAGCCGTGGTCGCCCTTGGCGAACAGGGTGCCGGCCGCGCCGAACCCGATGCAGGCGCCGATGGGCAGGCCGCCGCCGAGACCCTTGGCGAGGGTGAGGATGTCGGGGACGAAGCCGTCGGCCTGGTGGGCGAACCAGTGGCCGGTGCGGCCGATCGCCGACTGGATCTCGTCGGCGACGAGCAGCGCGCCGGTGGCGTCGCAGATCTCGCGGGCGGCGGCCAGGTAGCCGTCGGGCGGCGGGACGACGCCGGCCTCGCCCTGGGTGGGTTCGAGGAAGACCGCGATGCAGTCGCCGGTGACGGCCTCCTTGAGGGCGTCGGCGTCACCGTACGGGACGAACCGGACGTCCACCGGGAACGGGCCGAACTGGTCGCGGATGGACTGCTTGCCGGTCAGTGACAGGGCGCCGATGGTGCGGCCGTGGAAGCCGTTCTCGGCGGCGACGAAGTAGCTGCGGCCCTCGCGCCTGCCGTACTTGAGCGCGAGCTTGTAGGCGGCCTCGTTGGCCTCGGTGCCGGAGTTGGCGAAGAAGACGCGGCCGGGCGTGCCGAGCAGGCCGAGCAGGCGCTCGGCGAGCAGCACCTCGGGCTCGTGCAGGAACAGGTTGCTGGTGTGGGCGAGCGTCGCGACCTGCCGGGAGACCGCCTCGACCAGCGCGGGGTGGGCGTGGCCGAGGGAGCTGACGGCGATGCCGCCGACGAAGTCGAGGTAGGCGTTGCCGTCGACGTCCCACACGCGGGTGCCCTCGCCG from Nonomuraea muscovyensis includes the following:
- a CDS encoding acetylornithine transaminase; protein product: MSDHPSLYDRFERAFMPNYGVPPVALARGEGTRVWDVDGNAYLDFVGGIAVSSLGHAHPALVEAVSRQVATLAHTSNLFLHEPEVLLAERLLGLLGTPGRVFFANSGTEANEAAYKLALKYGRREGRSYFVAAENGFHGRTIGALSLTGKQSIRDQFGPFPVDVRFVPYGDADALKEAVTGDCIAVFLEPTQGEAGVVPPPDGYLAAAREICDATGALLVADEIQSAIGRTGHWFAHQADGFVPDILTLAKGLGGGLPIGACIGFGAAGTLFAKGDHGSTFGGNPISCAAALAVLDHVDLDHVKRVARRLRAGLEAVDHPLLKGVRGRGLWLATVLTEPVSGRVQEAAARAGFLVNALQPDAVRLAPPLVVTDEEIDALVSAFPAILTEASR
- the argF gene encoding ornithine carbamoyltransferase; translated protein: MRHFLKDDDLTPAEQAEVLDLAEAMKKDRFGYRPLAGPRTVAVLFDKPSTRTRVSFAVGVGELGGLPLVIDGGSSQLGRGEPIEDTARVLERQVAAIVWRTSGQERIEAMASASHVPVVNALTDEFHPCQILADLQTVRERLGRTAGLTLAYLGDGANNMAHSYLLGCATAGMNVRIGAPPGYQPDAVVLDRAAAIAAETGGSVTAVSDPVAAVAGAHVVATDTWVSMGQDGKEERVAALMPYQVNAELLGHAAGEAIVLHCLPAYRGYEITADVLEGPASAVWDQAENRLHAQKALLHWLVGQA